One genomic window of Ornithorhynchus anatinus isolate Pmale09 chromosome 10, mOrnAna1.pri.v4, whole genome shotgun sequence includes the following:
- the CCDC33 gene encoding coiled-coil domain-containing protein 33, translating into MADDVLGLRKLVAALEEWPWPPEPPIQEAGLLREQKLAGGALHLKELSAKVQQLQNELIRKNDREKDLLMLGQAQQQQQAVLNKYWETLAKMKGLEETVRRQERVIEKMEMVLEEKIQELVRARAQLAPDSGPVGEISPKDCYSSLSAGHSQPLRDLDGLWHRSSPTISQQPTLPDLLSKTSEKLSLLAQLERAQSRIQALESQLEDSARQWGREKQDTATRLLEQAHGFSP; encoded by the exons ATGGCAGATGACGTCCTGGGCCTGCGGAAGCTGGTGGCGGCcctggag GAGTGGCCCTGGCCCCCGGAACCTCCAATCCAGGAGGCTGGCCTGCTGCGAGAG CAGAAGCTGGCCGGCGGGGCCCTGCACCTGAAGGAGCTGAGTGCCAAGGTGCAGCAGTTGCAGAATGAGTTGATTCGG aagaaTGACCGGGAAAAGGACTTGTTGATGCTCGGGCAAGCTC agcagcagcagcaggctgtCCTGAATAAATACTGGGAGACACTGGCAAAGATGAAAGGTTTGGAGGAGACAGTGAGACGGCAAGAGAGG gTGATTGAGAAGATGGAGATGGTTCTGGAGGAAAAAATCCAGGAGCTGGTCAGAGCTAGAGCACAGCTGGCTCCTGACTCAG gTCCCGTGGGGGAGATATCACCCAAGGACTGCTATTCCTCCCTGTCTGCCGGGCACTCCCAACCCCTGAGGGACCTGGATGGGCTGTGGCACAGATCGTCCCCCACAATCTCCCAGCAGCCCACCTTGCCG GACCTCCTCTCCAAGACCTCAGAGAAGCTCTCTCTCTTGGCCCAACTGGAGAGGGCCCAGAGCCGGATCCAAGCCCTGGAGAGCCAG CTGGAGGATTCTGCCCggcaatgggggagggagaagcaggacaCAGCCACCCGACTGCTGGAACAAGCCCATGGCTTCAGCCCCTGA